The region CCCTAAGCTATGTCCGAGATGTACCAGTCGAGCTAGTGTTAATGGAGATAGATCTGGTTGATATGTCTGGCCTGGATGTTATAGATATATTCAAGTCTGATCCTATAACATCGCATATACCGATAGTGGTCCTGACCAATAATGCCAGCCTGGATATTAGTAGAGTAGCTTTGAGGCTGGGCGGTGAAGAGTATTTAATAAAATCAACCGCATCAGCGCATGATACGGTCGACAAGATAAATAAACTATTGCTACGGGCTACTTCTCAGAGCTAAC is a window of Patescibacteria group bacterium DNA encoding:
- a CDS encoding response regulator gives rise to the protein MPIKKPRVAIVDGHHELSLAYKSRLAIEGYDSIIFNTGESALSYVRDVPVELVLMEIDLVDMSGLDVIDIFKSDPITSHIPIVVLTNNASLDISRVALRLGGEEYLIKSTASAHDTVDKINKLLLRATSQS